The following proteins are encoded in a genomic region of Bernardetia sp. MNP-M8:
- the rho gene encoding transcription termination factor Rho — protein MYNIEELNVRLLSELRTIATEMGLKNHSRLPKKDLIYKILDHQANKIEEDEDNDNKQEEIKTSSISSKKEAISTEKTAVKEEEKKEVGYKLPTFSFLKKDKQEDSEPKSEAKEAKKDVTETATATKTSTDDKEEKKDDEKKDDSIERIRETLRERKRANLIGKSENKDSKDTADSTSTKDSKERTERRSRLDARNEERNESENLRRRSRVNVKETETKAPIQRASQRSQSGEDANSNQSNTQSERTSRSNDRKERTDKTNDRNSDKKERNERSSNKKYNIREFDGVVTSEGVLEVISDGYGFLRSSDYNYLASPDDVYISPSQIKLLGLKTGDTVKGQIRPPKDGEKYFALLRIESVNGKTTEQIRDRVSFEHLTPLFPRERLNLSTKANTYSTRMLDLFAPIGKGQRGMIVAQPKTGKTVLLKEIANAIAENHPECYLLVLLIDERPEEVTDMERSVRGEVVASTFDEQADRHVKVANMVLEKAKRLVECGHDVVILLDSITRLARAYNTTVPSSGKILSGGVDANALHKPKRFFGAARNVENGGSLTIIATALIDTGSKMDEVIFEEFKGTGNMELQLDRKLANKRVYPAIDIPASGTRREDLLLDKETLQRVWILRRMMNDMHSNEAMDYMLKHMRGTKSNDEFLASMDN, from the coding sequence ATGTATAATATTGAGGAACTCAACGTTCGCTTACTCTCCGAATTGCGTACTATCGCTACCGAAATGGGCTTGAAAAATCATAGCCGTTTACCCAAAAAAGACCTTATTTATAAAATCTTGGATCATCAAGCTAATAAAATAGAGGAAGATGAAGATAATGACAACAAACAAGAAGAAATAAAAACATCTTCTATATCTTCTAAAAAAGAAGCTATCTCTACTGAAAAAACAGCAGTCAAAGAAGAAGAAAAAAAAGAGGTGGGTTACAAACTTCCTACATTTAGCTTCTTGAAAAAAGACAAGCAAGAAGATAGTGAGCCAAAAAGTGAGGCAAAAGAAGCTAAAAAAGATGTTACAGAAACAGCAACAGCTACCAAAACCTCTACTGATGATAAAGAAGAGAAAAAAGATGACGAGAAAAAAGATGATTCAATAGAACGAATCAGAGAAACTCTCCGTGAAAGAAAACGTGCAAATCTTATTGGTAAAAGCGAAAATAAAGACAGTAAAGATACTGCTGATTCTACTTCTACGAAAGATTCTAAAGAAAGAACTGAAAGACGTTCAAGATTAGATGCTCGCAATGAAGAACGCAATGAGAGCGAGAATCTACGTCGTCGAAGCCGAGTAAACGTTAAAGAAACAGAAACAAAAGCACCTATTCAAAGAGCTTCTCAACGTTCTCAATCAGGTGAAGATGCTAATTCAAACCAAAGTAATACACAGTCTGAAAGAACAAGTCGCTCAAATGATAGAAAAGAACGTACAGACAAAACGAATGACCGAAATTCAGACAAAAAAGAACGAAATGAGCGTTCTTCCAACAAAAAATACAATATTCGTGAATTCGACGGTGTCGTAACAAGCGAAGGGGTTTTGGAAGTAATTTCTGATGGATATGGTTTTTTACGTTCTTCTGATTATAACTATTTGGCTAGTCCTGATGATGTATATATCTCACCTTCTCAAATCAAACTTTTAGGACTCAAAACTGGCGATACTGTAAAAGGACAAATCCGTCCACCAAAAGATGGAGAAAAATATTTTGCTTTACTAAGAATTGAATCTGTAAACGGAAAAACTACTGAGCAAATTAGAGACAGAGTTTCTTTCGAACACCTAACTCCACTTTTTCCTCGTGAACGTTTAAACCTTTCTACAAAAGCAAATACGTATTCAACTAGAATGTTGGATTTATTTGCTCCAATAGGAAAAGGACAGCGTGGAATGATTGTAGCCCAGCCAAAGACAGGTAAAACTGTTCTTTTGAAAGAAATTGCAAATGCTATTGCTGAAAATCATCCTGAATGTTACTTACTTGTACTTTTAATAGACGAACGTCCAGAGGAAGTAACTGATATGGAACGCAGTGTAAGAGGAGAAGTGGTTGCTTCTACCTTTGATGAGCAAGCAGACAGACACGTAAAAGTAGCAAATATGGTTTTGGAAAAAGCCAAACGCTTGGTAGAATGTGGACACGATGTAGTGATTCTTTTAGACTCAATTACTCGTTTGGCTCGTGCCTATAACACAACTGTTCCTTCTTCAGGAAAAATTCTTTCTGGTGGTGTTGATGCAAATGCACTCCACAAACCAAAACGCTTTTTTGGTGCTGCTCGTAATGTAGAAAATGGGGGTTCACTTACCATTATTGCAACAGCTCTTATTGATACAGGTTCGAAAATGGATGAAGTAATCTTTGAAGAGTTCAAAGGAACAGGTAACATGGAACTTCAACTTGATCGTAAACTTGCCAACAAACGAGTTTATCCTGCTATTGACATTCCTGCTTCTGGTACTCGTCGTGAAGATTTATTATTAGATAAAGAGACTTTACAACGTGTTTGGATTTTGCGTAGAATGATGAACGACATGCACTCTAACGAAGCAATGGATTATATGCTCAAACACATGAGAGGTACAAAATCAAATGATGAATTTTTAGCTTCTATGGATAATTAA
- a CDS encoding GNAT family N-acetyltransferase, protein MDTKKQNIESLQLESERLLLNSLSYKDIPKIIEYAANPKISENVINIPFPYFEQDAIFWINSANQDLKTGEAYKFAIRLKDDKNLEFMGGIGLLIDKKHNRAELGYWIAEPFWSKGFMSEAVEKILEFGFETVELNKIIANHFLTNPASGKVMIKNKMIKEAEIKEHFKKGDTYLDIIQYRLTRKEYQESVYKK, encoded by the coding sequence ATGGATACTAAAAAACAAAACATAGAAAGTCTACAACTAGAATCAGAAAGGTTACTACTAAATTCTCTTTCTTACAAAGACATTCCAAAAATTATTGAGTATGCAGCAAATCCAAAAATATCAGAGAATGTAATCAATATTCCTTTTCCTTATTTTGAACAGGATGCCATTTTTTGGATAAATAGTGCAAATCAAGACCTCAAAACAGGAGAAGCATACAAATTTGCTATTCGCCTTAAAGATGATAAAAACTTAGAATTTATGGGAGGAATTGGTCTTCTAATAGACAAAAAGCACAACCGAGCAGAACTAGGTTATTGGATAGCAGAGCCTTTTTGGAGCAAAGGTTTTATGAGTGAAGCAGTAGAAAAAATACTAGAATTTGGTTTTGAAACAGTAGAACTCAATAAAATTATAGCAAATCATTTTCTAACCAACCCTGCATCTGGCAAAGTAATGATAAAAAATAAAATGATAAAAGAAGCTGAAATAAAAGAGCATTTTAAAAAGGGAGATACATATTTAGATATAATTCAATATCGCCTAACAAGAAAAGAATATCAAGAAAGTGTTTACAAAAAATAA
- a CDS encoding succinate dehydrogenase cytochrome b subunit: MNWIIRTLTSSVGKKVLMSLTGLFLVTFLIVHMVGNFQLLYPDIKGAAESFNIYAVFMTTFPLIKVTSYLLYGSILFHALLALILTLQNKKARPTGYAIDGSAEKSWASRNMGILGTVVFVFLIVHMGNFWFRYHFGNMLPVMQIDGEIYKNLYAIVASSFMVWWYSIFYIIAMLAVGFHLWHGFQSGFQTLGLNHVKYTSLVSFLSKALAIAFIVGFSSMPLYMMARFGIANDFETAAQHVKERSIEAGVEWKVADWSNMDRIRSWEQLESTADAE; this comes from the coding sequence ATGAATTGGATTATACGCACCCTGACAAGCAGCGTAGGCAAAAAAGTTTTGATGTCGCTAACAGGGTTATTCTTAGTAACATTTCTGATTGTTCACATGGTCGGAAATTTTCAATTATTGTATCCAGATATTAAAGGAGCAGCCGAAAGTTTTAATATTTATGCCGTTTTTATGACGACATTTCCTCTTATTAAAGTTACTTCCTATTTGCTATATGGTTCTATCTTGTTCCATGCTCTTCTTGCTCTTATTTTGACTTTACAAAACAAAAAAGCTCGTCCGACAGGATATGCTATTGATGGAAGTGCAGAAAAATCTTGGGCTTCTCGTAATATGGGTATTTTAGGAACAGTAGTTTTTGTTTTTCTTATTGTTCACATGGGTAATTTTTGGTTTCGTTATCATTTCGGAAACATGCTACCTGTAATGCAAATTGATGGTGAAATTTATAAAAATCTGTATGCCATTGTAGCAAGTTCTTTTATGGTTTGGTGGTATTCAATTTTTTATATTATTGCTATGCTTGCTGTTGGGTTTCACTTATGGCATGGTTTCCAAAGTGGTTTTCAAACACTTGGTCTCAATCATGTAAAATATACTTCTTTAGTTTCATTTTTGAGCAAAGCTTTAGCTATTGCTTTTATTGTAGGTTTTTCATCTATGCCTTTATATATGATGGCTCGTTTTGGAATAGCAAATGATTTTGAAACGGCTGCCCAACACGTAAAAGAAAGGTCTATTGAAGCAGGTGTAGAATGGAAAGTAGCTGATTGGTCAAACATGGACAGAATTCGTTCTTGGGAACAATTAGAATCAACAGCAGATGCAGAATAA
- a CDS encoding alpha/beta fold hydrolase yields MNIILQQLLKKPFFGNFFVKNWKNPLSETQQKQWKEISFLNPDGFVLKGLFADALTQNSKASLLLVPPMLKSSKGYFLSNNTAQKLRENGYNIFIIDLNGFGESQNGSFDFPADVLAASQVLEELTPSLPLGYLGVSQGAAWGICALANPTHNFQTAIFEAPLTSLPEFWKHYPSSARILKFMQTVAPNFENKVRPIDKVSQIKHLKNMLLIYGDEDIHTPVEMGERLKAKSNIETELLVFKKAAHLEPIKKNPELYFDTIISHFDSIFKTSTSEKADLELFFIDKELTY; encoded by the coding sequence ATGAATATTATTTTGCAACAACTACTTAAGAAACCTTTTTTTGGTAATTTCTTTGTCAAAAACTGGAAAAATCCTTTATCAGAAACTCAGCAAAAACAATGGAAGGAAATTAGTTTTCTTAATCCAGATGGTTTTGTTTTAAAAGGTTTATTTGCTGACGCATTGACTCAGAATTCAAAAGCAAGTCTTTTACTTGTTCCTCCAATGCTTAAATCATCAAAAGGTTATTTTTTGAGCAATAATACAGCACAAAAATTAAGAGAAAATGGATATAATATTTTTATAATTGATTTAAATGGTTTTGGAGAAAGTCAGAATGGAAGTTTTGATTTTCCTGCTGATGTATTGGCAGCTTCACAAGTTTTAGAAGAACTTACACCTTCACTTCCTTTGGGTTATTTAGGTGTTTCACAAGGCGCAGCTTGGGGAATTTGTGCATTAGCAAATCCTACTCATAACTTTCAAACAGCTATTTTTGAAGCTCCTCTTACTTCTTTGCCAGAGTTTTGGAAACATTACCCTTCTTCTGCAAGAATATTAAAATTTATGCAAACTGTTGCCCCAAATTTTGAAAATAAAGTTCGCCCAATAGATAAAGTATCACAAATTAAACACTTAAAAAATATGCTTTTGATATATGGCGATGAAGATATTCATACACCAGTAGAAATGGGAGAACGTTTAAAAGCAAAATCAAATATAGAGACTGAACTTTTGGTATTTAAAAAAGCAGCTCATTTAGAACCTATCAAGAAAAATCCTGAACTCTATTTTGATACAATTATTTCTCATTTTGATTCAATCTTTAAGACTTCAACTTCTGAAAAAGCAGATTTAGAATTATTTTTTATAGACAAAGAACTTACTTATTAG
- a CDS encoding TetR/AcrR family transcriptional regulator produces the protein MSDITIASHSYSFDYLDHKLEKLDTREKIVYLGEALFQQFGYNGFSYKHISEKLGIKNAAIHYHFPSKEDLGVAIITHSRNRLERWKEKMDTLDISPTEKLEQYIEGMYGWQIEKGNRICLVAATGTDFFSIPEKMQQQAQSLGYFIRKIYTEILEEGLEKGEFQFVGETKYQALNILLTLQGSLMIARLHGKEVYQIAKQQILANLLTKK, from the coding sequence ATGTCAGACATTACCATTGCCTCTCACTCTTATTCTTTTGATTACTTGGATCATAAATTAGAAAAACTTGATACAAGAGAAAAAATAGTTTATTTGGGGGAAGCTCTTTTTCAACAGTTTGGTTATAATGGTTTTAGCTACAAACATATCTCTGAAAAATTGGGAATCAAAAATGCAGCTATTCATTATCACTTTCCGTCAAAAGAAGATTTAGGAGTTGCCATAATTACACATTCAAGAAATAGACTAGAACGTTGGAAAGAAAAAATGGACACCCTAGATATTTCTCCAACTGAAAAATTAGAACAATATATTGAGGGTATGTACGGTTGGCAAATAGAAAAAGGAAATCGTATTTGCTTAGTAGCAGCTACAGGCACAGATTTTTTTTCTATTCCTGAAAAAATGCAGCAACAAGCACAATCATTAGGTTATTTTATAAGAAAAATTTATACAGAAATCTTAGAAGAAGGGCTAGAAAAAGGCGAATTTCAATTTGTAGGAGAAACAAAGTACCAAGCATTGAATATTCTATTGACCCTTCAAGGCTCACTCATGATAGCACGATTACATGGAAAAGAAGTCTATCAAATAGCAAAACAGCAAATTTTGGCAAATCTTCTTACAAAAAAATAA
- a CDS encoding succinate dehydrogenase/fumarate reductase iron-sulfur subunit — protein MAEQHNSYKIKVWRQANPKSKGEFKNYKLDGVSTDMSFLEMMDMLNETLVRKGEDPVSFDHDCREGICGSCAMYINGHPHGNVRGVTTCQLHMRSFPNNTTITIEPWRAAAFPVIKDLTVNRSAFDRIIQAGGYISVNTGNARDANEMPIPKEIADEAFEAAACIGCGACVAACKNASAMLFVSAKVSQLALLPQGKAEAQKRAENMVAQMDEEGFGSCTNTGACSAECPKLIGQEHIARLNREYLTAKVTSDFVK, from the coding sequence ATGGCAGAACAACATAATTCATATAAAATAAAAGTTTGGAGACAAGCCAATCCAAAGTCGAAAGGCGAGTTTAAAAACTATAAATTAGACGGCGTTTCGACAGACATGTCATTTTTAGAAATGATGGATATGCTCAATGAAACGCTTGTGCGAAAAGGCGAAGACCCAGTAAGTTTTGATCACGATTGTCGTGAAGGAATTTGTGGTTCTTGTGCTATGTACATCAATGGACATCCTCACGGAAATGTAAGAGGTGTTACTACGTGTCAGTTGCATATGCGTTCTTTTCCAAACAATACGACCATTACTATTGAGCCTTGGAGAGCAGCAGCTTTTCCAGTTATTAAGGATTTGACAGTAAATAGAAGTGCTTTTGATAGAATCATTCAAGCAGGAGGATACATTTCTGTAAATACAGGAAATGCTCGTGATGCTAATGAAATGCCTATTCCAAAAGAAATTGCAGATGAAGCATTCGAAGCAGCAGCTTGTATTGGTTGTGGTGCTTGTGTAGCAGCGTGTAAAAATGCCTCTGCAATGCTTTTTGTTTCGGCTAAAGTTTCACAGCTTGCACTTCTTCCACAAGGAAAAGCAGAAGCTCAAAAACGTGCTGAAAATATGGTGGCTCAAATGGATGAAGAAGGTTTTGGTTCTTGTACCAACACTGGCGCATGTTCGGCAGAGTGTCCTAAACTTATCGGTCAAGAACATATTGCTCGTTTGAATAGAGAATATCTAACAGCAAAAGTTACTTCTGATTTTGTGAAATAG
- a CDS encoding fumarate reductase/succinate dehydrogenase flavoprotein subunit: MSELNSKIPEGSIGEKWDKHKFNIRLVNPANKRKYTVIVVGTGLAGAAAAASLAELGYNVKAFTFHDSPRRAHSIAAQGGINAAKNYQNDGDSVYRLFYDTVKGGDYRSREANVHRLAQVSVNIIDQCVAQGVPFAREYGGMLDNRSFGGALVSRTFYAKGQTGQQLLLGAYSALSRQVATGKVEMHTRTEMLDIVKIDGKARGIITRNLVTGEIESHAGHAVLLCTGGYSNVFFLSTNAMACNATAAWRAHKKGAYFANPCYTQIHPTCIPVSGDHQSKLTLMSESLRNDGRVWVPRNPEDKNKKPSEIAEKDRFYYLEEKYPTFGNLVPRDVASRNAKYVCDEGLGVGATGKAVYLDFRDAIKRDGQSRVADKYGNLFDMYKQITNEDPYKVPMKIYPAPHYTMGGLWVDYNLMTNVDGLYALGEANFSDHGANRLGASALMQGLADGYFVAPYTVGDFLATQPYQIEDTSHEAFGQAKQEVEARIKKVMSINGTQTPDEIHKKLGRIMWDHCGMSRNADGLKLARTEVQKLREEFWNDVKVVGTENQLNAELEKALRIADFLELGELMIIDALDRNESCGGHFREEYEINGEAKRDDENYSYVAAWEFPRDSKGEFMTGDPVLHKEELVFENVKLTQRSYK, encoded by the coding sequence ATGTCAGAACTCAATTCAAAAATCCCTGAAGGCTCAATCGGCGAAAAATGGGACAAACATAAATTTAATATTCGCCTCGTAAATCCTGCCAACAAACGTAAATATACAGTTATTGTTGTCGGAACAGGTCTTGCAGGCGCAGCAGCAGCAGCTTCTTTAGCAGAACTTGGCTACAATGTAAAAGCATTTACTTTCCATGATAGTCCAAGAAGAGCGCACTCTATTGCAGCACAAGGAGGAATTAATGCAGCTAAAAATTATCAAAATGATGGCGATAGTGTTTATCGTCTGTTTTATGATACTGTAAAAGGTGGCGATTATCGTTCAAGAGAAGCCAACGTACACCGTTTGGCACAAGTAAGTGTAAATATTATCGACCAATGCGTTGCTCAAGGTGTTCCTTTTGCTCGTGAATATGGTGGAATGTTAGATAACCGTTCTTTTGGCGGAGCTTTGGTTTCACGTACTTTTTATGCAAAAGGACAAACAGGTCAGCAGCTTCTTTTGGGTGCTTATTCTGCTCTTAGTCGTCAAGTAGCGACAGGAAAAGTAGAAATGCACACTCGTACAGAAATGCTTGATATCGTAAAAATTGATGGAAAAGCTAGAGGAATTATTACTCGTAATTTAGTAACTGGAGAAATCGAATCACATGCAGGACATGCAGTATTGCTTTGTACAGGTGGTTATTCAAATGTATTTTTTCTTTCTACAAATGCAATGGCGTGTAATGCAACGGCTGCTTGGAGAGCACACAAAAAAGGAGCTTACTTTGCGAATCCTTGTTATACACAAATTCACCCAACTTGTATTCCTGTTTCGGGAGACCACCAATCAAAACTTACGTTGATGTCTGAATCACTTCGTAATGATGGACGTGTTTGGGTACCTCGCAATCCAGAAGACAAAAATAAAAAGCCTTCTGAAATTGCAGAAAAAGACCGTTTCTATTATTTAGAAGAAAAATATCCTACATTTGGTAATCTTGTGCCTCGTGATGTGGCTTCAAGAAATGCAAAATATGTGTGTGATGAAGGTTTGGGAGTGGGAGCAACAGGAAAAGCTGTTTATCTTGACTTTAGAGATGCAATTAAAAGAGATGGACAAAGCAGAGTAGCAGATAAATATGGTAATTTGTTTGATATGTACAAGCAAATCACAAACGAAGACCCATATAAAGTTCCAATGAAAATTTATCCAGCACCTCACTATACAATGGGTGGTCTTTGGGTAGATTATAATCTTATGACAAATGTTGATGGATTGTATGCACTTGGAGAAGCGAATTTCTCTGATCACGGCGCAAACCGTTTGGGAGCAAGTGCATTGATGCAAGGTTTGGCAGATGGATATTTTGTTGCACCTTATACAGTTGGAGATTTCTTGGCTACACAGCCTTACCAAATTGAAGATACTTCACACGAAGCATTCGGACAAGCAAAACAAGAAGTAGAAGCAAGAATCAAAAAGGTAATGAGTATCAACGGAACGCAAACGCCTGACGAAATTCATAAAAAATTAGGTCGCATTATGTGGGATCATTGTGGAATGTCAAGAAATGCAGATGGCTTGAAATTAGCTCGTACAGAAGTTCAAAAACTACGTGAAGAGTTTTGGAATGATGTTAAAGTAGTAGGAACTGAAAATCAACTCAATGCAGAACTTGAAAAAGCACTACGTATTGCTGATTTCCTAGAACTTGGCGAACTAATGATTATTGATGCCCTTGATAGAAATGAGTCTTGTGGTGGACACTTTAGAGAAGAATACGAAATTAATGGCGAAGCAAAACGTGATGATGAAAATTATTCGTATGTGGCAGCTTGGGAATTTCCTAGAGATAGCAAAGGCGAATTTATGACTGGTGATCCAGTTCTTCATAAGGAAGAATTAGTCTTTGAAAATGTCAAACTTACTCAACGTAGTTATAAATAA
- a CDS encoding sodium:solute symporter, with amino-acid sequence MNPLDWAVLIATQVLIIAYGVWKTRKQSKNLQGYLLSDRDMNWFTIGLSIMATQASAITFLSTPGQAFGNGMGFVQFYFGLPIAMVILSITAVPIYHKLNVYTAYEYLENRFDLKTRSLGAALFLTQRGLAAGLSIYAPAIILSTVLGWNIYYLIVIIGLVVIAYTVFGGTKAVSQTQKQQMLVILIGMVAAGYILVSLLPKEVSVTDALSVAGAVGRLEVINLDFDLNNRYNVWSGIIGGLFLALSYFGTDQSQVQRYLTGKSIAQTRVGLLMNGMVKIPMQFLILLVGIFLFAFYQFYQPPIFFNTNKKITFIEENPTKADSLKNIETLYTQNFEDKKEVIFEFLEAKKEAESKNVELDTMYASRIRTYNAQNDTLRNQATAIINNIDKGNKLEAKRLSNNDLDYAFINFVLDYLPIGLIGLLVSVMLSAAMSSASSELNALGSTTVIDIYKRSLVKDKDEEHYVKASKGFTMFWGVYAIFFAMLATQLDNLIQAVNILGSLFYGTILGIFLVAFYIKKVKSNAVFYAAVVSESLILIHYFFFKETFEIGFLWYNLIGCVMVIVMGILFQLFLKNDIEEKNNQILDSE; translated from the coding sequence ATGAATCCTTTAGACTGGGCTGTGCTGATTGCTACACAAGTTTTGATTATCGCTTATGGCGTATGGAAAACTCGCAAACAAAGTAAAAATTTACAAGGCTATTTGCTTTCTGATAGAGATATGAACTGGTTTACAATCGGTCTTTCTATTATGGCGACACAAGCGAGTGCTATTACGTTTCTCTCTACCCCTGGACAGGCATTTGGCAACGGAATGGGTTTTGTGCAATTTTATTTTGGTTTGCCTATCGCTATGGTTATTTTATCAATTACTGCTGTTCCGATTTATCACAAACTCAATGTTTATACAGCTTACGAGTATCTTGAAAACCGTTTTGACTTAAAAACTCGTTCGCTCGGTGCTGCTCTTTTTCTGACTCAGCGTGGACTTGCAGCAGGACTTTCTATTTATGCACCTGCTATTATTTTGTCGACAGTTTTGGGTTGGAATATTTATTATTTAATTGTCATTATTGGTCTTGTTGTGATTGCTTATACCGTTTTTGGAGGAACAAAAGCTGTTAGTCAGACCCAAAAACAGCAAATGTTGGTTATTCTGATTGGAATGGTGGCAGCAGGTTATATTTTGGTGTCACTCTTACCAAAAGAAGTTTCGGTTACAGATGCGCTTAGTGTTGCTGGTGCTGTGGGAAGATTGGAAGTGATTAATTTGGATTTTGATTTGAATAACCGTTATAATGTTTGGTCTGGAATTATTGGAGGTTTGTTTTTGGCGTTGTCGTATTTTGGAACTGACCAATCGCAAGTTCAGCGTTATCTGACAGGAAAATCTATTGCACAAACTCGTGTAGGGCTACTTATGAATGGCATGGTAAAAATTCCGATGCAGTTTTTGATTCTTTTGGTAGGAATTTTTCTTTTTGCTTTCTATCAATTTTATCAACCACCTATTTTCTTTAATACCAATAAAAAAATAACTTTCATTGAAGAAAACCCAACAAAAGCTGATTCTTTAAAGAACATTGAAACGCTATATACTCAGAATTTTGAAGATAAAAAAGAGGTGATTTTTGAGTTTTTGGAAGCTAAAAAAGAAGCAGAATCTAAAAATGTAGAATTAGATACGATGTATGCAAGTCGTATCAGAACCTACAATGCACAAAATGATACATTGAGAAATCAAGCAACAGCAATTATCAATAATATTGATAAAGGAAATAAATTAGAAGCTAAAAGATTAAGTAATAATGATTTGGATTATGCTTTTATCAATTTTGTTTTAGATTATTTGCCTATTGGCTTAATCGGTCTTTTGGTTTCTGTAATGCTTTCGGCTGCTATGTCGTCGGCTTCTTCTGAACTCAATGCACTTGGCTCAACAACAGTTATTGATATTTATAAACGCTCTCTTGTAAAAGATAAAGACGAAGAACATTATGTCAAGGCTTCAAAAGGATTTACTATGTTTTGGGGAGTTTATGCGATATTTTTTGCTATGCTTGCCACACAATTAGATAATCTGATACAGGCTGTAAATATTTTAGGTTCACTTTTTTATGGAACAATTTTGGGAATATTTTTGGTCGCTTTTTATATCAAAAAAGTAAAATCAAATGCTGTTTTTTATGCTGCTGTTGTAAGTGAATCTTTAATTCTTATTCATTATTTCTTCTTTAAAGAAACTTTTGAAATTGGTTTCCTTTGGTATAATCTAATTGGTTGTGTGATGGTAATAGTTATGGGGATTTTGTTTCAATTATTTTTGAAAAATGATATAGAAGAGAAAAACAATCAAATTTTAGATTCAGAATAA